In Lentibacillus amyloliquefaciens, one DNA window encodes the following:
- a CDS encoding DUF3320 domain-containing protein — MEPVVTCDYEYDEKVSFALQQNHVPVVKFLSISNESPDKLTNLNIEITSNPSFSEPKTINLEVLDPEESVEFRPDIQLSSDFLSNLDESINGFLEIKVKSESDELYKKHLPIDVLSFDSWPGSSVLPEIISSFVTPNRPFVMEIIKQASKIMEKNTGSNAMDGYQSGDPNRVIAQLSAIYSAIQSYDIAYANPPASFESEGQKTRFPDMIKEQKLATCLDLALLYTACAEAIGIYPIIVFFQDHAFPAFWLTEYSAPESFQDDKSLLTKNIASGINDIIVVESTFLTNNNTTFNSAVKTAENTLNKPDYFRFFVDIHRSRIGQIKPISLKTGSGDRIQASAQPDEPIKINDNFAFEKVEVIPESESPIDELNQHESKVTYWQNKLIDMSMRNNLLNYRITQGIPVVTSDLAQIEDTLSMGKKVFIEPLPSELRNRVRDFKDQKELLNTRILTEDMQNNRLRSTLTDSKLEKELVKLYRKARNTLEESGANSLFIALGFLKWFEPKSYKQERFAPILLLPVDLVRLSAKKGYYIRARDEEIQINISLIEYLRQNFGIDASRLYDVPRDEHGADVKKVLTMMRRIIMSMKNWDVHENASIGVFSFSKFIMWNDLVNHADELKENKVVESLMEGNYVGELNDSMTEPLTTEKDEETAMYAPLSSDSTQTEAILATGEDNSFVLHGPPGSGKSQTITNMISHALATGKTVLFVAEKMAALNVVQKRLSEIGLGDFSLEVHSNKGQKKDILAQLEASFNAQNKTKGTDWSTKFEEIKTLKKELNQYVNDLHKQTTLGQSIFEMIEAYSGVNAPTYTIKFDRKQVADMDEVTFNRSKQLIENITVAGKTCGKVTDNPWIGIRQTNYSLKLEDTVKEALSSIEPNVSKLLQLDNSFTDFGLASNEKDYHWYAFLHKVIPYLRGIPQANLNLMSEKNFNTIKLEILEVTNHGKQRDHETNKVEERFDKSILKMDTESLLQELRLAENSWFFKKMLGQGKIKKELKKYLKTKDSIDSDELETIINDIKSIQKKQEFLEQNDQQMKDYFPDLWHDTAGDWQEIERAVEWMTSVQINIAEYKQSQQFSADFAQAVQDHKQALTTSSLKKQMESFTAGFEDIMKHLEVVENELATDNLHEPDQHDWANFINDKADRLINALRQLKDNCHLAQVIQEAESSGLSHVTEPYQSGYLNYHELMPAFLYGLYRIRIDEEISRSEQLSSFSKASFENKIDKFYELDDEISDLTKLEVYVKLMARVPNLMNNVIQSSEPGILLKAIKSKGRGIAIRQLFDRIQNLLPKIKPCMLMSPLSVAQYLDPSFPKFDLVIFDEASQLPTSEAIGAMGRGKNVVVVGDPKQLPPTSFFSAQQTEEDFDMQDLESVLDDCLAIRMPQKHLRWHYRSEHESLISFSNNHFYENNLVTFPSVDDINSRVSFRNVEGIYDRGKSKHNKIEAEAVVDEIFSRLSNPAKQHESIGVVTFNQVQQTLIEDLIDNRLKENATLEKYFTDEVQEPVFVKNLENVQGDERDIILFSVGYAPDETGHMTFNFGPLNRDGGWRRLNVAISRAKKEMMIFASMEPDRINLSRTNAEGVHSLRAFMDFAKKGGAVPLSYEDQNKKTDDNSITIIPKIQQALQEKGYQTEINVGSSEFKVDLAVVDKNTEGQYLAAIQLDGHRYANRTTTRDRNKQGDLMLSRLGWHIIKVWSIEWWHNEEKQMKNILTQLEEIESQSKQDKKAATEAIKNKERNIHEKISSLIIPEEENEDQIYEPAFLEDVTMPNDLFYTFEGKPKIREQIMHIVDQEAPVSFSQLTKTIITSWGFNRSGTKLEAVILDSIKALKIYETTEEKGKFLWKDEEHYKAYSEFRVKKHSRRAVQDISKIEYANGVRNIMKTAFRLPKADLVRRISKQLGFNRTSSNMEKYVQEAIDLNIERGFISEDDEGNLEIKS; from the coding sequence GTGGAGCCAGTTGTCACATGTGATTATGAATACGATGAAAAGGTAAGCTTCGCCTTACAGCAAAACCATGTACCAGTTGTTAAGTTTCTGTCCATCAGCAACGAAAGTCCTGACAAACTAACGAATCTTAACATTGAAATTACTTCAAATCCCTCATTTTCCGAACCCAAAACAATCAACCTAGAGGTGTTAGACCCAGAGGAGAGTGTCGAATTTCGACCGGATATTCAATTATCATCCGACTTCCTGAGTAACCTAGACGAAAGCATAAACGGCTTTCTCGAAATAAAAGTTAAGTCTGAATCAGACGAGCTCTATAAAAAGCATTTGCCTATAGATGTTTTATCCTTTGATTCATGGCCGGGTTCCTCTGTTCTTCCAGAAATCATTTCAAGTTTTGTTACACCTAACCGTCCTTTTGTCATGGAAATTATTAAACAGGCATCTAAAATCATGGAGAAAAACACCGGGTCGAATGCAATGGATGGCTATCAAAGCGGAGATCCTAATCGTGTAATAGCCCAACTTTCCGCCATTTATTCTGCTATACAATCCTATGATATTGCCTATGCTAATCCGCCCGCAAGCTTTGAATCGGAAGGACAAAAAACGCGCTTCCCAGATATGATTAAAGAGCAGAAATTGGCAACTTGCCTTGATTTAGCATTATTATACACTGCTTGTGCAGAAGCGATAGGCATTTACCCTATTATCGTTTTCTTCCAAGATCATGCATTCCCAGCTTTTTGGCTGACAGAGTATTCGGCTCCAGAAAGTTTCCAGGACGACAAAAGTCTATTGACCAAAAATATCGCAAGCGGCATTAACGATATAATTGTTGTGGAGTCAACTTTTTTAACAAACAATAATACTACATTCAACAGTGCCGTTAAAACAGCAGAAAACACTTTGAACAAACCGGATTATTTTCGTTTTTTTGTGGACATACACAGAAGCCGTATTGGTCAAATTAAACCTATTTCCCTTAAGACTGGCAGTGGTGATAGGATTCAGGCATCTGCCCAGCCGGATGAGCCCATTAAAATTAATGATAACTTCGCCTTTGAAAAAGTAGAGGTTATACCTGAAAGTGAGAGCCCAATAGATGAGCTAAATCAGCATGAAAGTAAAGTTACCTATTGGCAAAACAAGTTGATTGATATGAGTATGCGCAATAATTTATTAAATTACCGCATAACACAGGGAATCCCTGTAGTTACCTCAGATCTTGCTCAGATTGAAGATACATTATCTATGGGAAAGAAAGTCTTCATTGAGCCTTTGCCAAGCGAACTTCGAAATAGAGTCCGTGATTTTAAGGATCAAAAGGAGCTCCTGAATACCCGAATACTCACTGAAGATATGCAGAATAATAGATTGCGCTCCACCTTGACTGATTCAAAGCTGGAGAAAGAACTTGTCAAGCTTTACCGAAAAGCACGAAATACACTGGAAGAATCAGGGGCAAATTCGTTATTTATAGCACTCGGGTTTTTAAAATGGTTTGAACCAAAATCTTATAAACAAGAACGTTTCGCGCCGATTTTATTATTGCCGGTGGATTTAGTTCGATTATCCGCCAAAAAGGGTTATTATATACGGGCACGTGATGAAGAAATACAGATAAACATATCTCTTATCGAATACTTAAGACAAAATTTCGGCATTGATGCCTCAAGATTATACGATGTCCCAAGAGACGAGCATGGGGCTGACGTGAAAAAAGTATTAACGATGATGCGCCGAATCATTATGTCAATGAAAAATTGGGACGTCCATGAGAACGCCAGTATTGGTGTATTTTCTTTTTCAAAATTTATTATGTGGAATGATCTTGTCAATCATGCCGACGAGTTAAAGGAAAATAAAGTAGTAGAGAGCTTAATGGAAGGAAACTATGTAGGCGAATTAAATGATTCGATGACCGAGCCTTTGACAACAGAAAAAGATGAAGAAACTGCCATGTACGCTCCGTTGAGTTCGGACAGCACCCAGACAGAAGCCATTTTGGCAACTGGTGAAGACAACAGTTTTGTACTGCATGGACCGCCTGGCTCAGGTAAATCACAAACGATCACAAACATGATTTCACATGCACTTGCAACAGGAAAAACAGTTCTTTTTGTTGCAGAAAAAATGGCTGCGTTAAATGTTGTTCAAAAGCGACTGTCCGAGATTGGTTTAGGAGATTTTTCCCTGGAGGTACACTCCAACAAAGGGCAGAAAAAAGATATCCTTGCTCAGCTGGAAGCATCTTTTAATGCTCAAAATAAGACAAAGGGTACAGATTGGAGCACCAAGTTTGAAGAAATAAAAACACTCAAGAAAGAATTAAATCAATATGTCAATGACTTGCATAAACAAACAACGCTCGGCCAAAGTATTTTTGAGATGATAGAAGCTTATTCCGGAGTAAATGCACCAACTTACACGATTAAATTTGACAGAAAGCAAGTTGCAGATATGGATGAGGTCACTTTTAACCGTTCAAAGCAACTGATCGAGAATATTACTGTGGCCGGAAAAACCTGTGGAAAAGTGACAGATAATCCATGGATTGGCATAAGACAGACGAACTACTCGTTAAAGCTTGAAGACACTGTCAAAGAAGCGTTATCAAGTATTGAACCTAATGTTTCAAAGCTGCTTCAATTGGACAATTCTTTTACAGACTTTGGATTAGCGAGTAACGAGAAAGACTATCATTGGTATGCATTCCTTCATAAGGTTATTCCTTATCTGCGCGGTATACCACAAGCAAATTTAAATCTTATGAGTGAAAAAAACTTCAATACCATTAAGTTAGAAATTCTGGAAGTCACAAATCATGGAAAACAGCGTGACCATGAAACGAATAAAGTGGAAGAACGTTTTGATAAATCAATCTTAAAAATGGATACTGAATCGCTTCTCCAGGAATTAAGACTTGCTGAAAACAGCTGGTTTTTCAAGAAAATGCTTGGGCAAGGCAAAATTAAAAAAGAACTGAAGAAATACCTTAAAACCAAAGATAGCATTGATTCTGATGAGCTGGAGACCATTATTAACGACATCAAATCTATACAGAAAAAGCAGGAATTCCTGGAGCAGAACGATCAGCAAATGAAAGACTATTTCCCTGATTTATGGCATGACACAGCAGGTGATTGGCAGGAAATTGAACGTGCGGTAGAATGGATGACTTCTGTCCAGATAAATATTGCTGAATATAAGCAGTCACAACAATTTTCAGCAGATTTTGCTCAAGCAGTGCAAGATCATAAACAAGCCTTAACAACTTCCAGCTTAAAAAAACAAATGGAATCCTTTACGGCTGGATTCGAAGATATTATGAAACACTTGGAAGTAGTTGAAAATGAGCTGGCCACTGATAATTTACACGAGCCCGACCAGCACGATTGGGCAAACTTCATAAATGATAAAGCTGACCGCTTAATCAATGCATTACGACAGCTCAAAGATAACTGCCATCTGGCACAGGTCATTCAAGAAGCAGAATCATCCGGTTTAAGCCATGTAACGGAGCCGTATCAATCAGGTTATCTAAATTACCATGAGCTTATGCCTGCCTTTTTATATGGGTTATATCGCATACGAATTGACGAAGAGATATCCAGAAGTGAACAGCTATCTTCGTTTTCGAAAGCCAGCTTCGAGAACAAAATTGATAAGTTTTATGAACTTGACGATGAAATTAGCGACCTGACAAAGCTTGAGGTGTACGTTAAATTGATGGCTCGTGTACCAAACCTGATGAATAACGTCATCCAAAGTTCCGAACCCGGGATTTTATTGAAAGCAATCAAAAGTAAAGGAAGAGGCATTGCGATTCGCCAACTATTTGATCGAATTCAAAATTTGCTGCCCAAAATTAAACCGTGTATGCTAATGAGCCCATTGTCTGTGGCTCAATATCTAGATCCGTCATTTCCAAAGTTTGATTTAGTTATTTTTGACGAAGCTTCCCAACTACCGACAAGTGAAGCGATAGGCGCAATGGGAAGAGGAAAAAATGTTGTGGTTGTAGGGGATCCTAAACAGCTGCCGCCTACAAGTTTCTTTAGTGCACAGCAAACTGAGGAAGATTTTGATATGCAAGATTTAGAAAGCGTTCTGGATGACTGTTTAGCGATACGGATGCCACAAAAACATTTAAGATGGCATTATCGAAGTGAGCATGAAAGTCTCATTTCCTTTTCCAATAACCATTTTTATGAAAACAATTTAGTTACTTTCCCATCGGTAGATGATATTAATTCAAGAGTATCATTCAGAAATGTTGAAGGTATTTATGACCGCGGGAAATCGAAACATAATAAAATTGAAGCTGAAGCAGTTGTCGATGAAATATTTTCGAGACTGAGTAATCCCGCGAAGCAGCATGAAAGTATCGGGGTTGTTACATTCAATCAGGTCCAACAAACATTAATTGAAGATTTAATTGACAATCGCCTAAAAGAAAATGCCACCCTTGAAAAATATTTTACAGATGAAGTTCAAGAACCTGTCTTCGTCAAAAACTTGGAAAACGTTCAAGGCGATGAGCGTGATATCATCCTCTTTAGTGTTGGATATGCTCCTGACGAAACAGGCCATATGACATTTAACTTCGGACCGTTAAATCGAGATGGTGGCTGGCGTCGTTTGAATGTAGCCATTTCCCGGGCAAAGAAGGAAATGATGATCTTCGCGTCAATGGAACCGGACCGAATCAATTTATCCCGAACCAATGCAGAAGGGGTTCATAGCTTAAGAGCATTTATGGACTTTGCCAAAAAAGGCGGGGCTGTACCATTGTCATACGAAGATCAAAATAAAAAAACGGATGACAATTCTATTACCATCATCCCCAAAATACAACAGGCACTACAGGAAAAGGGTTATCAGACAGAAATAAATGTCGGCAGTAGTGAATTCAAAGTTGACCTGGCAGTTGTTGACAAAAATACTGAAGGACAATACCTTGCAGCCATTCAATTAGACGGGCATCGATATGCGAACCGTACCACGACACGCGACCGGAATAAACAGGGTGATCTTATGCTGAGCAGATTAGGGTGGCATATTATAAAAGTCTGGTCCATTGAATGGTGGCACAACGAAGAGAAACAAATGAAAAATATATTAACGCAACTGGAAGAAATAGAGAGTCAGTCGAAACAAGATAAAAAAGCAGCAACCGAGGCAATTAAAAACAAGGAAAGAAATATTCATGAAAAGATAAGCAGCCTTATTATCCCAGAAGAAGAAAACGAGGATCAGATTTACGAACCAGCCTTCCTGGAAGATGTTACGATGCCAAATGATCTCTTTTACACTTTTGAAGGCAAACCAAAAATCCGGGAACAAATCATGCATATCGTTGATCAGGAAGCACCTGTAAGCTTCTCTCAATTGACAAAAACAATTATAACTTCGTGGGGTTTTAACAGAAGTGGCACGAAGCTGGAAGCTGTGATCCTTGATTCAATTAAGGCTTTGAAGATTTATGAAACAACTGAAGAAAAAGGAAAATTCCTTTGGAAAGATGAAGAACACTATAAAGCATATTCTGAATTCAGAGTTAAAAAACATTCTCGCAGAGCCGTCCAGGATATTAGTAAGATAGAGTATGCTAATGGTGTACGTAACATTATGAAAACAGCGTTTCGATTACCTAAAGCTGATTTAGTACGTCGAATATCAAAACAGCTGGGCTTTAATCGAACCAGCAGTAATATGGAAAAATATGTCCAAGAAGCTATAGATCTCAATATTGAACGAGGTTTCATCTCAGAAGACGATGAGGGTAATTTAGAAATTAAAAGTTAA
- a CDS encoding C40 family peptidase, whose protein sequence is MTKLNHPIRTSVVSTALVASLAFTPALGENVSAKANASSSDAGSSVEASETSLLKQGDRSEAVESVQSELASQGYYTYNLDGIYGPITKDAVEDFQSDNGLAVDGIVGPETKGALSLSGDQTEAKSETETQPETMNLNSTSSGSPSDSDVVATAESLIGESYTFGGETPSEGFDSSGFINYVFEQNGINLSREHADMWTSDGEHVDSPSVGDVVFFEATYDKEGASHSGIYIGNNQMIHAGTEETGVEVADMNIDYWQDRYLGAKSFD, encoded by the coding sequence ATGACGAAACTTAACCATCCAATTAGGACGTCCGTCGTTTCCACCGCACTCGTTGCCTCGTTGGCATTCACACCTGCATTAGGTGAAAATGTATCAGCTAAGGCTAACGCAAGTTCTTCAGATGCTGGTTCTTCTGTTGAAGCATCAGAAACATCACTGTTAAAACAAGGTGACCGCAGTGAAGCAGTCGAGTCCGTTCAATCCGAGCTTGCTTCCCAAGGTTATTATACATATAATCTTGACGGCATCTACGGACCGATCACAAAAGATGCTGTGGAGGATTTTCAGTCCGACAATGGATTGGCAGTTGATGGAATTGTTGGTCCCGAAACGAAGGGAGCCTTATCTTTATCTGGCGACCAAACCGAAGCTAAGTCCGAAACTGAAACACAACCCGAGACGATGAATCTGAATTCAACGTCATCTGGTTCCCCTTCAGATTCTGATGTTGTGGCTACTGCAGAGAGTTTAATAGGAGAATCTTATACATTTGGAGGCGAAACGCCAAGTGAAGGATTTGACAGCAGTGGGTTTATTAACTATGTTTTTGAACAGAATGGCATTAATCTGAGCAGAGAACATGCTGATATGTGGACCTCAGATGGTGAACATGTTGATTCACCTAGTGTTGGTGACGTTGTATTTTTTGAAGCAACATATGATAAAGAGGGCGCTTCACACAGCGGTATCTATATCGGAAACAACCAAATGATTCACGCGGGGACTGAAGAAACTGGTGTTGAAGTGGCTGACATGAATATAGACTATTGGCAAGATCGATATTTAGGCGCTAAATCATTTGATTAA
- a CDS encoding putative holin-like toxin, with amino-acid sequence MLVTVYESLILMVAFATLVVAILSEKK; translated from the coding sequence ATGCTGGTGACAGTTTACGAGTCGTTAATCTTAATGGTTGCGTTCGCAACGTTAGTTGTTGCAATTCTGTCAGAAAAGAAGTAA
- a CDS encoding DNA/RNA helicase domain-containing protein codes for MNFQCVWFETQSIADDIIHNTYRTLMTRGQKGCFVFCTVPELNKYFQSRLNKTYEYNDFSPGKTDMVAENKGFYH; via the coding sequence TTGAACTTCCAGTGTGTATGGTTTGAAACACAATCGATTGCAGATGACATTATTCACAATACCTATCGTACACTTATGACACGTGGTCAAAAGGGTTGTTTCGTATTTTGCACAGTTCCCGAATTGAATAAATACTTCCAATCACGACTGAACAAAACTTATGAATATAATGATTTCTCACCTGGCAAAACTGATATGGTTGCAGAAAATAAAGGGTTTTATCATTAA
- a CDS encoding PadR family transcriptional regulator — MKKSNDTKYAILGLLTTDCRSGYAIKQMIDRSLNHFWKISYGQVYPMLKQLVTDELATVRDTTQAGGPDKKEYFITEKGEAALQEWLQTPIDKIPAERNAVLLKLFFSRHQYADTTIRQLEDYQEKLKERYSTYEVIEETIASHMRNKQDAPYWLFTLDYGKRRTKAAIDWCTDTIDQINSGRDNHG, encoded by the coding sequence ATGAAGAAATCCAATGATACGAAATATGCCATTCTCGGGCTGCTCACGACGGATTGCCGCTCGGGGTATGCTATTAAGCAAATGATCGACCGGAGTTTGAATCACTTTTGGAAGATCAGTTATGGCCAAGTTTATCCGATGCTGAAGCAGCTTGTGACGGATGAACTGGCGACGGTTCGGGACACAACGCAAGCTGGCGGGCCGGATAAAAAGGAATATTTTATCACAGAAAAAGGCGAGGCGGCATTACAGGAATGGTTGCAAACCCCGATTGACAAGATACCTGCTGAAAGGAATGCTGTGCTGCTGAAGCTTTTTTTCAGCCGCCATCAGTACGCTGACACGACCATCAGACAGCTTGAAGATTATCAGGAAAAACTTAAAGAGCGGTACAGCACGTATGAAGTGATTGAGGAGACGATTGCCTCACATATGCGTAACAAACAGGATGCACCATATTGGCTTTTCACCCTGGATTATGGCAAACGACGGACAAAAGCCGCGATTGATTGGTGCACTGACACGATTGATCAAATTAATTCTGGGAGGGATAATCATGGGTAA
- a CDS encoding RNase H family protein produces MRQKSSKKPVPALPDFWGRSKEPIEKEYKDWIYNQYFSRDVLTIYCDASVNAQKKMAAGFCYVYNGTVTKKYQLINKTRDCSISVFAEIIAIISALKKFPQNVRGSYSSVLIYSDLDYIDNILTQRTSFKNTCLKRAQKELIFTFEQTSRQHPNTKVDISPLTRNQKKHNPFLKAAHNAARELIT; encoded by the coding sequence ATGAGACAAAAAAGCAGCAAAAAGCCCGTGCCAGCGCTACCTGATTTTTGGGGAAGATCAAAAGAACCAATTGAAAAAGAATATAAGGATTGGATTTACAACCAATATTTCAGCCGGGACGTCTTAACAATCTACTGTGACGCATCGGTGAATGCACAGAAAAAGATGGCAGCAGGTTTCTGCTATGTTTATAATGGAACCGTGACGAAGAAATATCAATTAATTAATAAAACCAGAGATTGTTCAATTTCCGTATTTGCTGAGATTATAGCCATTATCAGTGCTCTGAAAAAATTCCCTCAAAATGTCAGAGGAAGTTATTCAAGCGTGCTGATCTATAGCGATCTGGATTATATTGATAATATCCTGACACAAAGAACTTCATTTAAAAATACCTGCCTCAAAAGAGCACAGAAGGAATTAATCTTCACATTTGAACAGACATCACGCCAACATCCAAACACCAAGGTAGATATCTCACCACTAACCAGAAACCAAAAGAAGCATAATCCATTTTTGAAAGCCGCTCACAATGCTGCACGAGAACTGATTACATAA
- a CDS encoding putative holin-like toxin: MPMTVYESLIVMIAFATLVVAILSVKK; the protein is encoded by the coding sequence ATGCCTATGACAGTTTACGAGTCATTAATCGTAATGATTGCGTTCGCGACGCTTGTCGTTGCAATTCTGTCAGTAAAGAAGTAA
- a CDS encoding DegV family protein: MRKIILSTESGADLPKKLADRSAVQIVPMHVIMDGQDYLDGTLPVKDIYDYYDRTKKIPSTTSTNANEYHDFFTKIKADFPDCTIIHIGYTSKASSSFQNAIIASEDFDNLFLIDALNVTGGLAAIVMYAVNLLEKDPAIEPDKLIEKIEAIIPKSRLAFVPGSLEFLKAGGRVSNMAYLGGALLKLKPRIELVEGKLISTKKYRGKMSSVAEKLMEDYLNQYDIDREQLYFLYSIGLDESIMQRMDEIAKENQFKNIKWMQAGAMISTHAGPGGFGIAGLEV, encoded by the coding sequence ATGAGAAAAATTATTTTATCGACGGAAAGTGGAGCGGATTTACCGAAGAAGTTGGCTGACAGAAGTGCTGTTCAAATCGTTCCGATGCACGTCATCATGGATGGGCAGGATTATTTGGATGGGACGTTGCCCGTAAAGGATATTTATGACTATTATGATCGCACCAAAAAAATACCCTCTACAACATCGACAAATGCCAATGAGTATCATGACTTTTTCACAAAGATAAAAGCGGATTTTCCTGATTGCACCATTATTCATATTGGTTATACGTCAAAGGCATCTTCTTCCTTCCAAAATGCGATCATCGCTTCAGAGGACTTTGATAATCTTTTTCTCATTGATGCTTTGAATGTGACTGGTGGATTAGCTGCTATTGTGATGTATGCAGTTAACTTGTTAGAGAAAGATCCTGCGATTGAACCTGATAAATTGATAGAAAAAATTGAAGCAATTATTCCTAAATCAAGGCTTGCGTTTGTTCCCGGCAGCTTAGAATTTTTAAAAGCAGGTGGACGTGTCAGCAATATGGCCTATCTTGGAGGGGCTTTATTGAAATTAAAGCCACGCATTGAATTAGTTGAAGGAAAACTTATTTCTACAAAGAAGTATCGCGGGAAAATGAGTAGTGTTGCAGAAAAACTCATGGAGGATTATTTAAATCAGTACGACATCGACCGGGAACAACTCTATTTCCTATACTCAATCGGACTTGATGAAAGTATCATGCAGCGGATGGACGAAATCGCAAAAGAAAACCAATTCAAAAATATAAAATGGATGCAGGCAGGTGCTATGATTTCGACTCATGCAGGACCTGGGGGCTTTGGGATTGCAGGATTAGAAGTTTAA
- a CDS encoding Na+/H+ antiporter NhaC family protein produces the protein MNAPEMNKGRASALLPFIIFLVLFIGSGLLNGDFYKLPVLVAVFIAVLAALFMNRKIAFQDKLDHLTKGAGHPNIMLMVMIYLLAGAFSAVAEGVGAVESTVNLSLTFVPENLLIVGLFIIGCFISISMGSSVGTVVALAPIGVGLADQTGMSTALILGSIISGAMFGDNLSIISDTTIAAVKTQAVKMNDKFKVNIFIALPAAIVTAVIFGVMTWDAGGSISGDHPYDLVKVLPYLAVLTFAVAGVNVIYVLIGGIVFAGAVGLFYSAFDVMEFLNLLGDGMAGMQELALLSILLGGLVELVRVNGGIDFLLHTISKRIHSTKGAEAGIAGLVSVFDVSTANNTIAIISVGSLAKQISGRFGVDPRRTASVLDIFGGAFQGILPYGAQLLAVAGVASISPVSIMPYCIYPILLGIAGAIAIATGYPRFSTRGN, from the coding sequence ATGAATGCACCGGAAATGAACAAAGGACGCGCATCGGCATTATTGCCATTTATCATATTTCTAGTTTTATTTATCGGTTCTGGACTTCTCAATGGAGATTTTTATAAATTACCAGTACTTGTTGCCGTCTTTATCGCTGTTTTGGCTGCATTATTCATGAACAGAAAAATTGCTTTTCAAGATAAGCTTGACCACTTGACTAAAGGGGCCGGACACCCCAACATCATGCTAATGGTCATGATTTACCTGCTGGCCGGTGCGTTCTCCGCGGTTGCAGAGGGGGTCGGTGCAGTTGAATCAACCGTCAATCTCAGCCTGACTTTTGTGCCTGAAAACTTACTGATTGTTGGCTTATTTATTATCGGCTGCTTCATTTCCATTTCTATGGGGAGTTCTGTCGGCACGGTCGTTGCGCTCGCTCCGATTGGTGTCGGTCTCGCCGATCAGACCGGAATGAGCACTGCATTGATTTTAGGATCCATCATCAGTGGGGCGATGTTCGGTGATAATTTATCAATCATTTCGGATACAACCATTGCGGCCGTAAAAACACAGGCTGTCAAAATGAACGATAAATTTAAAGTCAACATCTTTATTGCTCTTCCGGCCGCCATCGTGACTGCTGTTATTTTTGGTGTCATGACATGGGATGCCGGCGGCTCGATCAGCGGTGATCACCCGTATGACTTGGTAAAGGTGCTTCCCTATCTTGCTGTACTTACTTTTGCCGTCGCTGGGGTAAATGTGATTTACGTGTTGATCGGCGGAATCGTTTTCGCCGGGGCAGTCGGGCTTTTTTACAGTGCGTTTGATGTCATGGAATTCCTGAATTTGCTTGGTGATGGTATGGCCGGCATGCAGGAATTGGCCCTTTTGTCGATTTTACTTGGCGGATTGGTTGAACTGGTTCGTGTGAATGGTGGGATCGACTTCCTGCTGCACACCATCAGCAAGCGGATTCACTCGACAAAAGGGGCTGAAGCGGGCATTGCCGGACTCGTCAGTGTCTTTGACGTTTCAACGGCCAATAATACCATTGCGATTATCAGCGTCGGCTCATTAGCTAAACAGATTTCAGGACGATTCGGTGTCGACCCGCGCCGGACAGCTAGTGTGCTGGATATTTTTGGAGGTGCTTTTCAGGGGATTTTGCCATATGGTGCACAATTGCTGGCGGTAGCCGGTGTTGCATCGATATCGCCTGTTTCGATCATGCCCTATTGTATTTATCCAATTCTGCTCGGAATAGCCGGTGCGATCGCCATTGCAACGGGGTACCCACGGTTTTCGACGAGAGGAAATTAA
- a CDS encoding DUF4188 domain-containing protein, whose protein sequence is MGNHIFEGRYTTENNRDVVVFLIGMRINKRLAIRKWLPVFTTMPGMIRELYENQEELGFLSMENYFGLRTTVMITYWRSKEDLLAYSKGQKHLTAWKNFNRKIGDTDAVGIYHERYVVPQGHYEAIYGNMPVYGLAKASGHMPVTAEVRTAEKWLSVK, encoded by the coding sequence ATGGGTAACCACATTTTTGAAGGGCGGTATACAACGGAAAACAACCGGGATGTTGTCGTATTTTTGATTGGCATGCGCATCAACAAACGGCTTGCCATCCGGAAATGGCTGCCGGTTTTTACGACAATGCCGGGCATGATTCGGGAGTTGTATGAAAATCAGGAGGAGCTTGGTTTTCTGTCGATGGAAAACTATTTCGGACTGCGCACGACGGTGATGATCACGTACTGGCGGTCCAAGGAGGATCTGCTTGCCTATTCCAAAGGGCAAAAGCATCTCACAGCATGGAAGAATTTCAACCGAAAAATCGGCGATACCGATGCAGTCGGAATTTATCATGAAAGGTATGTCGTGCCACAAGGGCATTATGAAGCGATTTATGGAAACATGCCCGTTTATGGGCTGGCTAAGGCCTCCGGACATATGCCGGTGACTGCTGAGGTAAGGACTGCTGAGAAGTGGTTGAGTGTGAAGTAA